The Nitratidesulfovibrio sp. SRB-5 genomic sequence CCCAGGAGCGGGCGCGCCACGAATTCGGACTGGTGCGTGCGGCTCTGGAACACGAGCCGGACGATGCGGTGTGCCGTGAACCGGCAGCCCAGGTTCGCATGAACCCACCGGACCATGTCGAGCGGGACCGAACGGAGCTGATCGGAACTGCCCCCCAACTGCCACTAACCGAACCGGACCGGACGCCCACATGAATCCCTTTTCGCGCATCGCGGCCATCTGCCGCATGATCAAGATCGAGCACTCCGTGTTCGCGCTGCCCTTTGCCTATGCCGGGGCCTTTCTGGCCGCCGGGGGCTGGCCGGGCCTGGTGCCCCTGCTGGTGCTTACCGTGGCCATGGTGGCCGTGCGTTCGTTCGCCATGGCCTTCAACCGGCTGGTGGACCTGAAGTACGACCGGCTCAACCCGCGCACCGCGGGCCGCCCGCTGGTCACCGGCGAAATTTCCGTGGCCTGGACCTGGGCCTTCACCGTGTTCATGGCCGTGCTGTTCGTGGCCGCCTGCGCGGGGATGAACCGGCTGTGCCTGTACCTTGCCCCCGTGGCGCTGCTGGTGGCCGCCTCGTACAGCCTGCTGAAGCGCTTCACCTGGCTGTGCCATTTCTTCCTGGGCGGGGTGCTGGGGCTGGCCCCGGTGGCCGGGTGGATTGCCGTGGACCCGCAGTTCACCGTGCCCGCCGTGCTGCTGTTCTGGGGGGTGCTGTTCTGGGTGGCCGGGTTCGACATCCTGTATTCGTGCCAGGACATGGAGTTCGACAGGTCCATGGGCCTGCATGCCGTGCCCGCCCACTTCGGCCTGCCCGCCGCGCTGGTGGTTTCCGGCTTCTGTCATGCCAACGCGGCCATCTTCCTGCTGCTGGCGGGCTGGTCCGCCTCGCTGGGCTGGCCGTGGTACGCGGTGTGGGCCGTCATCGCCGGGGTACTGACGTGGGAGCACCGCATCATCAGCCCCGACGACATGTCGCGAGTGAACATGGCCTTCTTCACCCTGAACGGCGTCATCGCCTTCATGGTGCTGGGGGGGGCGTTGCTGGGGTTGTATTTCGGGTAGAGCGGGCGCCACGGGCGCCCTTCGGCCCGGGCTGTCTTCGGTTTCCATCGCCGGGAGGTCCACCATGCGGCTGACCATGGCGCAGGAATACAACCGCCGCAGGGTGCAGGCCATGTATGGCTGGCAGGTGGCGGTGCCCGTGCCGCATGACGGCATCGGCATGGACGGCGAGGCGGCCGGGCGGCTGCGCGAAGCCGCCGCGCAGGTGGCCGCCGATGCGGGCGTGCCCGTGGCGCTGGTGGCCCGGCGGCTGTTCGACTACGCCTACCGGCTGGAACCCACCGGCACCCTGGTGCTGCTGGTGGGGGTGCCCGAACGGGGCGTGGAGCTGTTCGTGGAGATGGGCGCCCAGCATTGGCGGCCCGTGCGGCCCGAAGATCAGGCGCCTGACGAAGCGGCGCCCGGTGACGAAGCCGATACCGGCGGGGCAGGCGGCAGCCCTGAAAGCCCCGCGAATCGCAACGGCGTTTCCGAAGCGCCCGCAGGCACCCATGGCTTGCCCGTGGTGCATATTTCCGACCTGATGGGCGGCCCGCGCCGCCGGTAGTCCGGCACGCTGGCACAACCCCGTCCCGCTCACCGGTCTGTTCACCAGTCCGGTGACAGCCCGGCGACCAGTCCGGCGACCGGCACAGCGACCGGCACACCGACCGGCACAGCCGTTGGGGCGCCCTTTCGCCCGTTCCCGCCACGTTCGGGAACCGCCTCATTCACGTATGGACAACAAGGAGAACGCGCATGGCGCGACGCAGGATACCCGACGCCCTGCCCCCGTCCGGGGTGGAGACAGACAACGACGTACGCGATGTGAGCCGCTCGCAGAAAAAGCGCGAAAGCAACGCCATGCAGACCCTGGGTCAGGAACTGGTCCGCCTGCCTGCTTCCAAGGTGCGGTCCATGGGGCTGCCCGACGATCTCGAAAAGGCCGTGCTGGAATGGCATGCCATGTCCACCCACGAGGCCCGGCGGCGCCAGTTGCAGTACATTGGCCGGGTCATCCGGGAAGGGGACTGGGAGGCCGTGTCCGCGCAGATGGGCGAGGTGCGTGCCGTGAAGCAGACCGAGGACGACGAGTTCCACCGCATAGAGGAACTGCGCGAGCAACTTCTGGCCGCAGGGCCGGACCGCCTGCACCCCTACCTGGAGCAGTGGCCCGACGTGGACCCCCGCCACCTGCGCCTGCTGGTGCGTGACGCCCTGGCCGAACGCGCCGCGGGCAAGCCGCCCCGCGCCGGACGCGCCCTGTTCCGGTTGCTGCGCGACGTGGCCGAGGAATAGCCGCTCCGTTCCTGCCGTTTTGCAAAAAAGACGCGCCGGGTGCTTCCGCATCCGGCGCGTCTGTCGTTGCATGGGGCGATGTCTGCTGTCCGGCAACGGGCCATGCGGCAGGCAGGGCGGCGGGTGAACCGGACAGTTGCGTTGCTAGATGCCAGCCTCGCGCAGTGCCTTCAGGGTATGCCGCGCCACGGTGACCACGTCGTGCAGCACCGTGCCGCCCAGCAGGCGGTCCAGCAGACCGGCGGGCTCTTCGTGGCCGTCCACGTCGATGCGCAGCGCCGTGCCGAAGCGCCCCAGCATGCGGCGATGCAACTGGGTGCCCAGTTCTGGGTCCGCGCTGGACAGGGCGCGGCACACGGCGGCTGCGGTGCGTTCCGGCGCGCTGGTGAACTGGCATGCGCGGGCCACGTGTTCGTGCAGGGGCGCGCCGGGTGTCAGTTCGCGTCCGGCCAGCAGCGCTGCCGCCGCGTCGTCGATGCGTCCGTCGCGCAGCAGGCGCGCGGCCTCCGCCAGCAGGGGGTTGGGGGTGTCCGGGGGCGAGTCGGCCAGCAGTTCGGCGAATATGTTCTGGGCGCGCCGCCATTGCCGGGCACGGGCGTATATCTCGCCCGCGCGGCTGCGGAATTCGCGGCTCTTGTCCAGGTCGCCCTTGCCCCGCCAGGCATCGGCCAGCCCCAGGCAGGCTTCGGCGTGCAGGGCATTGTAGCGCAGGGTGCGGTTGAAGGCGGTGATGGCAGCATCCCACTGCTCGCGCAGCAGGTGGGCCGTGCCTTCCAGGAAATGAGCCTCGGCCTCGTCGGCGGATTCGGTCGCCGCGTTGGCGAACCGTTCCAGAGCCTGGTCGAATTCTTCATCCGAGAGCATTTGCGTGCCCTCGGCCACGGTGCGTGCCGTGCGCGTTGCCAGCGCGCGCCGGGCGCGCAGCAGTTGCGCGTCCAGCGCGTCCACCGTGTAGGGGCGGCCCAGAAAGCCGCTGCACCCCGCGCCGACGGCGGACAGCACCGCCTCGCGCGTGGCCGCGCTGGACACCACCAGCACCGGCAGGTCGAGCAGGCGCGGGTACGAACGCAGCAGTTGCAGCAGGTCGAGGGCGGACATGTCCGCCAGCCGTTCGTGGCAGAGCACCACGTCGACAGGGGGAATCGCGTCGCTGGCGGGCAGGGTCGCATCGCGCGGCCCGGCGTGGGCACGGCGCTGCCGGGCCAGCATGCGCGCGGCGGCGCCGCCGGATGTCAGCACCGCCACGTTGCGGATGCCCGTCTGGCGCAGGGCGCGGCGGTCCACGGCGCTCAGTTCCTCTCGCGGGGCCAGGATCAGCGCGCTGACGAACCCGTGCGCGGGCACGGCATCCATGCGGGGCGCGGCGGCCCACGACGTTTCGGCGCGCACCGCTTCCACCAGGTCGGAAAGGCTGGCCGCGCCGCGCCCGGCCATGCGCATGGTGGGCGGCACGCCCAGGGCCGCGAGGCCGGTGGCGGTGATGCCGTCAAGCGGACGGGGCTGTCGGGGCTGGCGGGTCAGACTGGGCTGACTGGGCAGATTGGGCGCCTTGGTCCGCGCTGCCGATTCCATGGACTGGAGCGCCCGGGCCGCCGTGGCGGCAAGGCTGTCGGTGGCGCGGTGCGACGGTGTGGCGTGTCTGGCTGCGGACTGCATGTGTGGCCTTCCTTCCGGGAGATCACCCCGTGTACCGGATTCATCGGCGGCAGCGGGGGAAACTTTAGCGTGGCCGGCACATGGCGGGCCTTTCCGGCATCCGTAACGGCGAAGGCCCACCCCCTTGCAGGGACGGGCCTTCGATGCATGGCATGCGGATGGTTGCTATTTCACGAAGGGCAGCAGCTTGCCGACGCGGGCGGGACGAACGGACTGCGCGCCGGGCGGGGGGGCATCGGGCGCCAGATCGTCGCCCGCGCCAAGGCTGGCGGCGCGTCCCGTCCTGTTGGCATGGTCGGTCTTGCCGACCATGCTGGTCAGGTCGGCAAGTCCGGCCAGCGCGGTGCGCCCGGCATCATGGGCCGTGGCCAGCGCCGCCCCCAGGCCGAAGCCGGGCGCGGGCATGCCGTAGCGCGGCTCGCGGTCGTGCACGGTGCCGCAGGTGGCGCACTGCCACGTGTCTTCGTGCGCGGCCAGGCGTACCAGAACGCCATCGCGGTTGTAGCAGCTCTGGCAGAACGGTCCCTGCTTGATGTTGCCGGTGATCAGCCAATAGCAGAACCCGTCAAAGACAAGATTGCGCGACAGGTAGAGGATGTCCTCGAATTCCTGCACCTGCATTTTCAGCATGGTGTTTTCATCGCACAGGGAAACGTAGCGCGACTGCATTTCCATCAGTACGTGCCGTGCTTCCTCGGTCTTGCCTTTCATGAACAGGTCGTGGATTTCCTTGAATCTGTAATAGTCGAGCATGGCCGCACCTCTGCGGGATGGGGAACCGGCGACCGGTCAGCCGCGGTACATGGTTCCCATCGGCAGTTCGGGGCGGAACTTTAGGCCGGGGTGCGTTGCCGCATGCGGGGGGGGCGGAAGCGTGAAGTGGAACAGCCCCAGGGGCTTTCTCCAAATTAGGATTTTTGTTCGTTGGCAAGGAAAACGAGCCTGCCATGAGGGAGTGCCCTAGCCGTTTGGTGAGCGAAGCGAACCTTACGGATAGGGACCGCAACGCGTACTCTTGCTGTATTCGACTGATATGGCAGGTGAAGTTTGACCGCGTTGCGCTCGATGCCCGTAAAGCTCGCAAGCTCGCTTAACGGGCACGCTGTGCGCCCTTCGGGTCGGTTAGCCAACGGACAAAAAAACAATTTGGGGCCAGTCCCTAGCGGGCGGCGCGCACCAACCGTTCCACCAACTGGCGCTGGGTCTGCTCGGCGGCTTCGATTGCCGCCGGGGCAAGGCCCGCGCCCAGGGCCACGGCGCGGCGCTTTTCGGCGGATACGAAGTCTTCCTTGCGGTGGGCGTCGTTGTTGATGACCAGCCGGGCACCCGCGGCGCGCGCGGTGATGGCCACATGGCCGTTGGACAGCGCGTGCGAGGGGCGGGTGGTTATTTCCAGCAGCACGCCGCGCTCGGCGGCGTAGGCAGCGTCTTCCGCAGTGAGCAGGCCGGGGTGGGCCAGCACGTCCGCCCCGCCTTCGATGGCGGCAAGATTGGTGCCCGTCTCCACCACATCGGCCAGCGACTGGCCATGCACCACCACCAGTTGCGCGCCCAGCGCCCGTGCCTCCCTGATGGCGTCGGGGATGAGCGCCGGGGGCACGTGGGTCAGTTCCACCCCGGCAAAGACCTCTATGCCCGCGTACAGCCCGTACTGGCGGGCCATGGGCAGCACCTGGCGCAGGATGAGGTCCATGTTCGATCCGTCGGCATGGTCGGTGAGGGCCACCGCGCGATACCCGGCAAGGCGCGCGAAGCGCACGGCGGTGGCGGGCGTCATGGAGGAGTCGCTGAAGCAGGTGTGCACGTGCAGGTCGATCATGGGGTGGCTCCGGAAATGGCGATGGGTGTCGGCGGGCGGGCATCCGCCGCGTGCTGGTGGGGTGCGGGGTACGCATGCGGGCGCGGGCGCAGGTTGGGCATGCTGGCCGTACGCGGTGGCCGCCCAGCTTTGCCCGGCTCTGCCCGATTTCATTCAGTCGCGTGGAAAATGGTGGGCCACCGGTACACCACGGGCGCAGCGGACGCAACCCGGTGCCGGTGCATCAAGGCGGGTGCCGGAGTCCGAGAGCAGAATCCGGGTGCGGGGTCCGGGGGCAGAATCCGGGTGCGGAAGGCGGGGGGACGAAGGCAGCAGGCGGGTGCAGGAGAGCAGGCCGGGGAGGCCTTTGGCAGGACGCATGGCCGCGCGACAGGCATGAACTACCGACGCAACCGGCGCGGCGACCAACGGACTGGCCGACACCGGCGACCTGCTGGCGCGCGAACGCCGCGTTCCGGCGGGATGCCGGATGGTCCGGATGGCCCGCGTGGATTAGGTGCCCGGATGGTCCGCGTGGCCCCAATGACAACGGCAGCCCGGAAGGCGGCTGCCACCCGGCGGTGGGGGCGCCCGCAGCGCTACATGCGGTACTTGGTTTCCGGGTCCAGCGAGCGCAGCAGTTCCGCCAGTTGCTCTTCCAGATCGTGCTGATCGCGCGGGCGATTCGTTATCTGGTCTGCCGACGGATCAGTGGCCTGGTCGGCCTTGTGCTTCGCGGCGCGTTGATCTTCCATGGCCTCGCGGACGCGGGAAATCTGCTCCACGTTGATGGGGCTGCCCGCTTCGCCGTCGGCCCACGGGGGCTGGCCCGCCCTGCGGCGCACGTCGCGCCGGGCGGTTTCCTCTCGGGCCATGGCCGACGCGGCGTCGGTGGGGCGGCGGGCGGCGTTTTCGTCCATGTTGGGGCGCAGGCGGTCTTCAGCGGCGCGGCGCAGTACGTCCTCGCTGACGAAGATGGGCACGTCGGCCCGCAGGGCCAGGGCAATGGCGTCGGAGGGGCGACAGTCCACGCGGGTGCGAGAACCGTTCAGCAGGATGTCCAGTTCGGCGAAGTAGGTGCCGTCGCGCAGGTCCACCACGTCCACGGCCACCAGTTGCGCCCCCAGCGAACGCAGGGTGTTCAGCAGCAGGTCGTGGGTGAGCGGGCGCGGCACGTCCACGCTGTTGAGCGCTATGGAGATGGCCATGGCTTCCATGGCCCCTATCCAGATGGGCAGCAGTTCCTCCCCGGCCTCTCGGCGCAGGACGAGGATCGGCGCCTTGGTGGCGTCGTCCAGCGACAGCCCCACGACCTTCATTTCTATCATGGGATACCTGCCTGTGCGCCCCTGCGGGCGTTTTCGCATGGTGCCCGGATTTGCCGGACCTGCCGGACCTGCCGGATTTGCCGGATATGCCGGACTTGGCTGATCTGCCGTATCTGCCAGACCTGCCCGGTCAGTCCGATTTGCCCGGCCAGCCCGATCCGTCTGATCTGCCCGTTCGGCCTGACCGGCCTGACCAGTCCGGCCAGTGCGGCCTTGCGGGCCGATGCGGCGCCGGAAGCGGATCATGCCCGCAATACTCCGCGCAGCGAATGCTTCTTGGCCTCCACGATGGTCACCGGCACGATCCGGCCCAGCCAGCCTTCCGGGCCGCCCTCCGCACGGGGGGGCATCACCACGTTGACGGCCTGGCCGTAGGGGTCGCGCCCCTGCCAGCTTTCGCCGCCGGGAGTGCCCGTGGCGCCGTCATGCACGCCCTCGTGCGATTCCGGGGTGGCCATGCCGGGCTTGCGACTCATGCCGTCCAGTAGCACCATTGTGTGCAACCCTACCATGTTCCGCAAGCACTGTTCAGTATAATCATTCTGCCATTCCTGCAGACGGGCCAGGCGGGCGGCCTTTTCGGCGGCGTCCAGCTTGCCGGGCAGCATTTCCGCGCGGGTGCCCGGCCTGTCGGAGTAGCAGAACGAGAAGCTGGCGGCAAAGCCCACGGCCCGCATGGCGGACAGGGTGTCCTCGAAGTCCTGCTCCGTCTCGCCGGGAAAGCCCACGATGATGTCGGTGGAAAGCTGGATGTCTGGGCGGGCCGCCTTCAGCCGGTGCACGATGTCCATGTACCGGGCCATGTCGTACTTGCGGCCCATGGCCTTCAGGATGCGGTCCGACCCGGATTGCATGGGCAGGTGCAGGCGCGGGCACAGGTTGTCCAGCGTGCCGAAGGCGTCGATGACCTCCGGCGCTATGTCCTTGGGGTGCGGCGTGACGAAGCGCAGCCGGGCCAGCCCGGGCAGGGCGGCCACGCGGTGCAGCAACTCGGCGAAGGTCACGGCCTTGCCGTCACCCGCCGCCGTCGCCATGGTCGCCTGGCGGGCGGCTTCCGCGTCCTGCCCGTAGGAATTGACGTTCTGGCCGAGCAGGGTGATTTCCTTCGCGCCGCGCTCCACCAGTTCCGCGCATTCGCGCACCACCGCGTCCGCCGCGCGCGACTTCTGGCGGCCCCGCGTGTACGGCACGATGCAGTAGGCGCAGAAGTTGTCGCAGCCCTGCATGATGTTCACGAAGGCGGAAGGCGGCACCGGCCCGGCGTCCAGTTGGGCGTCGCGCTCGGGGTATTCCTCGGAAAAGTCCAGCAGCGAGAGGCGCAGGCCCGGCTCGGCGCACAGCCGTTCGATGGCCTGCGGAGCCATGGACGAGCCGTCGCCGCCGAACACCAGTCGCACCTGCGG encodes the following:
- a CDS encoding bifunctional nuclease family protein, with the protein product MIEMKVVGLSLDDATKAPILVLRREAGEELLPIWIGAMEAMAISIALNSVDVPRPLTHDLLLNTLRSLGAQLVAVDVVDLRDGTYFAELDILLNGSRTRVDCRPSDAIALALRADVPIFVSEDVLRRAAEDRLRPNMDENAARRPTDAASAMAREETARRDVRRRAGQPPWADGEAGSPINVEQISRVREAMEDQRAAKHKADQATDPSADQITNRPRDQHDLEEQLAELLRSLDPETKYRM
- a CDS encoding histidinol phosphate phosphatase domain-containing protein — its product is MIDLHVHTCFSDSSMTPATAVRFARLAGYRAVALTDHADGSNMDLILRQVLPMARQYGLYAGIEVFAGVELTHVPPALIPDAIREARALGAQLVVVHGQSLADVVETGTNLAAIEGGADVLAHPGLLTAEDAAYAAERGVLLEITTRPSHALSNGHVAITARAAGARLVINNDAHRKEDFVSAEKRRAVALGAGLAPAAIEAAEQTQRQLVERLVRAAR
- a CDS encoding UbiA-like polyprenyltransferase, giving the protein MNPFSRIAAICRMIKIEHSVFALPFAYAGAFLAAGGWPGLVPLLVLTVAMVAVRSFAMAFNRLVDLKYDRLNPRTAGRPLVTGEISVAWTWAFTVFMAVLFVAACAGMNRLCLYLAPVALLVAASYSLLKRFTWLCHFFLGGVLGLAPVAGWIAVDPQFTVPAVLLFWGVLFWVAGFDILYSCQDMEFDRSMGLHAVPAHFGLPAALVVSGFCHANAAIFLLLAGWSASLGWPWYAVWAVIAGVLTWEHRIISPDDMSRVNMAFFTLNGVIAFMVLGGALLGLYFG
- the yjgA gene encoding ribosome biogenesis factor YjgA, whose translation is MARRRIPDALPPSGVETDNDVRDVSRSQKKRESNAMQTLGQELVRLPASKVRSMGLPDDLEKAVLEWHAMSTHEARRRQLQYIGRVIREGDWEAVSAQMGEVRAVKQTEDDEFHRIEELREQLLAAGPDRLHPYLEQWPDVDPRHLRLLVRDALAERAAGKPPRAGRALFRLLRDVAEE
- a CDS encoding response regulator, which gives rise to MQSAARHATPSHRATDSLAATAARALQSMESAARTKAPNLPSQPSLTRQPRQPRPLDGITATGLAALGVPPTMRMAGRGAASLSDLVEAVRAETSWAAAPRMDAVPAHGFVSALILAPREELSAVDRRALRQTGIRNVAVLTSGGAAARMLARQRRAHAGPRDATLPASDAIPPVDVVLCHERLADMSALDLLQLLRSYPRLLDLPVLVVSSAATREAVLSAVGAGCSGFLGRPYTVDALDAQLLRARRALATRTARTVAEGTQMLSDEEFDQALERFANAATESADEAEAHFLEGTAHLLREQWDAAITAFNRTLRYNALHAEACLGLADAWRGKGDLDKSREFRSRAGEIYARARQWRRAQNIFAELLADSPPDTPNPLLAEAARLLRDGRIDDAAAALLAGRELTPGAPLHEHVARACQFTSAPERTAAAVCRALSSADPELGTQLHRRMLGRFGTALRIDVDGHEEPAGLLDRLLGGTVLHDVVTVARHTLKALREAGI
- the miaB gene encoding tRNA (N6-isopentenyl adenosine(37)-C2)-methylthiotransferase MiaB, producing MSDRTFHILTFGCQMNVNDSDWLSRALVARGFTEAPLGKARVNIVNTCSVRDKPEQKVYSVLGRIRQATRKLPDAFAVVGGCVAQQIGSGFFTRFPQVRLVFGGDGSSMAPQAIERLCAEPGLRLSLLDFSEEYPERDAQLDAGPVPPSAFVNIMQGCDNFCAYCIVPYTRGRQKSRAADAVVRECAELVERGAKEITLLGQNVNSYGQDAEAARQATMATAAGDGKAVTFAELLHRVAALPGLARLRFVTPHPKDIAPEVIDAFGTLDNLCPRLHLPMQSGSDRILKAMGRKYDMARYMDIVHRLKAARPDIQLSTDIIVGFPGETEQDFEDTLSAMRAVGFAASFSFCYSDRPGTRAEMLPGKLDAAEKAARLARLQEWQNDYTEQCLRNMVGLHTMVLLDGMSRKPGMATPESHEGVHDGATGTPGGESWQGRDPYGQAVNVVMPPRAEGGPEGWLGRIVPVTIVEAKKHSLRGVLRA